The Salinirubellus salinus genome segment TTCGACTCGAAGCCGCAGGCCCGTTCGTGGGCGCGCGACCTGAGCGGCGACCGGACGGTGTGGGTCCAGGACGCCCACCCGAAGGACGACAGCGTCGACGGCTACGTGGTCGCGCGTCGCTGGGACCCGGAGCGGAGTCGGGCGCGCGAGCAGACGGCCGCCACCGCACAGACCTCGCTCGACGCCCACTGAGCCACGGGAGGTCACGGGGCCGCGACGTTCATTCCGTTCAACTCCGTTCAGACGCCCGAATCCGGCGTCGAACGGTCGTCGTCTGCTGAACCGACTGAACGCTCTGGCCCCCTCAAGTGGCCCCGGTCCCTCGTTCCGGGTGCAGCCATGAAGCCGACACGCATCGTGGTCGCGGCGCTCGCGGTCCTCGCGCTCACACTGGGCGTGGGGGCCGCGGCCGCGGCCCCCGACGACGCACCGTCCGAGAACGCGCCCGCCGAGGCCGGCCCCCCGAGTGACCTGCCCGGGCCGGTCCCCGAATTCGTGGGCGACATCCACGAGACGGTACGCGGGTTCCTCGACGGGACCGTCGAGAACCTCGGGCAGGCCGTCAGCGACCTGACACCGGGTGACGGCGAGACGCCCGCGTCCGAGAACGCGGGCGGTGACTGACGCCCCGAGTCCCACGACACGGTGGTCCCAACTGACGCACGCACCCTGCACGCAGTCCTCCGCCGCGGTCCGACCCGAGTCTCCCGTTCTATCCACGCCCGCCAGCGAGCCGTGCGGCCTCCGGCCGCCTTCGGAGTCGCTGCATCGCCAGCGTCCCCAGCACCGGTCCGACGACGAGCGGCGCGAACGCCCACTGCCAGCCGACGGCCCCTTGCAGCACCGGCACCAGCTGTATCGACACCGTCGTCAGCAGGAACCCGACGGCCGTCTGGAGGGTGAGCGCCGTCCCGACGTAGGCCGGGTCGGCGAGCTCGGTGACGGCCGCGGAGAACTGCGCGGAGTCGGCCACGATGGTCACGCCCCAGACGAGCAGGAAGGGGAGCAGCGCGACGAGCGGGAGGCCGAAGAACGCGCCCGCCAGCACCGACGCGGACCCGGAGACGACCATCGCGGCGCTCGTGACCCGCGTCCGGCCGAGGCGGTCGGCGTAGCGTCCCGCGGCCACGGCCCCGACGCCACCGACGGCGATGGTCCCGAACGTCAGCAGTGAGGCGAGGCCGCTCGCGCCGTCGACGGCCCGCGTCGCCACCAGGTAGGCCGGGAGCCACGTCCAGACCGCGTACAGCTCCCACATGTGCCCGAAGTAGCCGAGGTTCGCCAGCGTGGTGGCGCGGTCCGAGACGACCCGCCGGACGGCCGCGGGGTCGAACGGAGCCGCCGGGGCCTGATGCGGGCCGGGGCGGACGAGCAGTATCAGCCCCGCCGCGAGCACGGCGAGGCCGCTCGCCCCGAACAGGACGAGGCGCGGGCGTCCCACGCCGCCGAGCGCCCGCAGGAGGTGCGGGAGCGCGGACCCCACCGTCAGGGCGCCGACGACGGTGCCGATGGCGAGGCCACGCGCCTCGGTGAACCACCCCGCGGCGATCTTCATCCCGGGCGGATAGACGCCCGCCAGCGCCACGCCGGTCAGGAACCGGAGCGCGACGGCGGGGACGAGCGTGTCGACACTGGCGGCGAGGGCGGCCGTCGCGCCCGCGCCGGCGACAGCGCTCGCGGCGAACAGGTAGCGCGGCGGCACCGCGTCCGAGAGCGTGAGCGCGGCCGAGAGGAGCGCCCCACGACGAACCCGACCTGCACGGCGCTCGTGAGGAGGCCGACCTCACCCGGGGTGAGTCCCCACGCGGCGGCGAGCTCCGGCGCGACGGCCGACGCCGAGAACCAGAGACTCATCGACAGGAGTTCGGCCGTCGCCACCAGCGCCAGCGCCCGCCACTTCGTCGGTCGCACGTCCGGTCCCGAGGTGGGGCGCCGACTTGAACGCCGGTCGTTCTCGCGCGGCGGGTGCATCGCGGCGATGGGACCGTCACCGGCCCGACCGGTCCGGCCCAACGCTTAGGCTCCCTGCCACGAACCCTCGGGTATGAGTGACAGTCGACTCGTGGAGGAGTGGGAGTACGCCCGTCTGGAGGTCGAGGGACACCGCGCGGACGTGACCATGACCCGGTCGGACAAGCGCAACGCGATGAACGAACCGCTGCTGGAGCAGTTGCGCGAGGCCATCGAGGCCGCGGACGCCCACGACGAGGTGCGCGCGCTGGTCCTGCAGGGCGACGGGCCGGTGTTCTGCGCGGGGATGGACCTCGAGATGATGCGTGACCGGAAGGAGTCGGGTGCGACGGCCGAGCGGTTCCCTCGCCTGCTCGAGACCATCGAGTCGGTGTCGGTGCCGACCGTCGCGGCCGTCAAGCGCGCGGCCCCGGCCGGCGCGTTCGAGTTGACCCTCCCGTTCGACTTCCGGGTCCTCGGCAGCGACGCTCGCTACGGGGTGCTGGAGGTCCAACTCGGGACGTTCCCGCACGGCGGGGCGACCCAGCGGCTCCCGCGGCTCGTGGGGCTCTCGAACGCGAAGCGAATCGTCCTCACCGGCGACTGGGTCGACCCCGAGGAAGCGAGGACGATGGGACTGGTCCACGACGTGGTCCCGGACAACGAGGTGGACGCCCGTGCCCGCGACCTCGCGGACGACCTCTGCGAGAACGCGCCGCTCGGGATGGCGAACGCGAAGGTGGCGCTGAACGCGGCGCTGGAGACGCCGCTCGACGAGGGGCTGGAACTGGAGCGCACGCTCGGCGCCCAGCTGGACGACACGTACGACTACCACGAGGGGTTCAGCGCACGCATCGAGGACCGCGAGCCGGAGTTCGAGGGACGTAGTCGAGCGAGTCGAAGTCGGCCGCGGTCACGCGCGTGGCGGCCTCACGGTACTCGTCCAGCGTCCGGTCGACCCACTCGTGGACGACTGGGTCGCTCGTCTCGAGCAAGGCACAGGGGGTGTCCTCCTCGTCGTACGGGAGGACGAGTGCGGTGTCGTCGACGGTCACCAGCGAGAACGGGACCGACCCCTCGTACCGGTAGAGCCTGACAGCATCGGAATCCAGCAGTTCACGGACGGTCGCGGCCGTCTCGGGGTGCGTCCGAGTCACGTCGACGGCGGCCGCTGCGAGGGTTATCTCGTAGGTCTGTCCCCGACTCACGAGGTCACGCTGCCTCGCGACCGTCTCGGGGTAGACGTTCGCACCGAGGAACCGGACCCTCTCGGCCGTCTGGACGAGGTCGCCGACCCGCCGGAGGTGGGCCGACGGGTCCGGCGAGTGCGGCACCGTGACAGTCGCGTCCCGGAGGTGTGAGAGGTCGAACGGCAGCGCCGGCGGGAGGTGCGGGGCCACCGCCCGGAGTCGCTGCGTGGTCTCGACCGTCTCCAGGAGGTCGCCGAACGCGTCGAAGAGGAGCCGACCGAGCGGGGTCAGCCGGTACTCGCGCCCCGCACGGTCGACCCACCCACGGGCCTCGGCGTCGGTGAGGACGCGCCCGAGCGTCGGCCGACTGATACCGGTCACGTCGTGGAGTTCCGGGCGGGTGGCGGACCGTTCGGCCAGCGTCTCCAGCACCCGCACCCGGTTCGCGGAGCTAGCGAGGAACTCGACGTCGTCGAGCGGCGTGACGGGCATATCGCTCTCTCAGCACGCCGACGAGCAAGAACACGCGCTCGCCGCACGCCCGGACCCGGTCCCCGAGCGGGCTACGCGAGCACCGTGACGGCCCCGCGCATCCCCATCCCGCGGTGCGGGGTGCAGTAGTACCGGTGGACGCCGGGCGTCTCGAACCGGTGTTCGAAGACGTGGCCCGGTCGGTCGGTCAGCGGGCCGCTCGTGAACGACCCGTCCAGTGCGACCACGTCGTGACTGCCACCGTGCCCGGACCACGCGAAGCGGACGGTGGTGCCGGGTGAGACCGCGACCGCCGGGGGCGCGAACTTGAAGTAGCCGAGCGACCCCTTCGACCCGACGATGACCGTGACCGTCTCACGGCCGCGCCAGTCTTCGGTGCCGGTGTAGGTGCTCACGCCGTCGAACCAGGTGCCGTAGTCCGGTTCCGAGCCGAGCGTCGGCTCGGTCGGGGACCGCGTCGGCGTGGGAGTGGGTGTCCGGCCACGCGCGCCACAGCCGGCGAGCGTCGTCGCCAGCACCAGTGCGCCCGTCCCGAGCAGGTAGTCCCGTCGGCTGATGCCGATCCTGTCCATCTCGCACCTCCTACCGCGAGCGAGCGACGAGGCGTCGCTCGTTCAGGAGCAGGTAGACCAGCATCGCGACGAGCGCGAGCTGGACCGCCTTGTCGACGACGCCGAGTGTGAAGTCGGGCATCCCCTGGAGGTACCACATCGCGACCTGACCGAGCGTGAACGGGATACCGAGCGCGTAGAGCGCGCGTCGGTAGACGTTCAGCAGGAGGCCGAGGACGGCCGCGAAGAACACGACCGCCGCGAACCCGAAGGGGAGGAACCCCTGCGTGAGGTAGAGATACGCGTGGATCCCGCCCGTCACGGCCGCGAGCCCCGCGACGACCCAGTGGGCCGTCGTCATCGTCTCGGCCCGGTAGCCGAAGCCACCGAGCGTGCGTCCACCGGTCGTCTCAGTCGCCGTCCGTACAGTCGCTGCCATACCCCCAGAGACGACCGCTCGGAGCATCACGATTCCCGGTGAAAACGTTCCACGACGTGAGCACCTGCCACGCCGCGACTCACCCGGTGAACGCCGTGGCCGTCACCGGTTCGGCCCCCTCGACGTACTCGCGGAGGGTCGTCGCCACCCACTCCCGGACGGTCGGGTCTGTGCTCTCGACGAGACCACGGGGGACGCCGCTCTCGTCGAGCGGGGCGACGAGCGCCACCTCGTCGACGAGACCGAGCATCACTGGCACCGTCCCGTCGTACCGGTAGACGTCGACGCAGCCCGACGCCAGCAGGTCCGCGGCGAGCTGGCGTAGCTCCGGGTCCGACCGGGCCCGCTCCAGCGCGGCGGCAGAGAGGACCGCCACCTGTCGCTGGCCACGCCCGGTCGAGCGCCGGTGCTGGCGTTCGAGCGACTCGTGGAACACGGACCCGGCGAGGACCCACGAGGAGTCCGCGCCGTCCAGCAGTCGCTCGACGCGCCCGACGTGGGCGAGCACGTCCGTGTCCGTCGGGAGCGTCACCGTCGCGTCGGCGAGCAGCCGCAGGTCGAACGGGAACGCGGGGAGCCACTCGGCCAGCGACTGCAGTCGCTGCATCGTCTCGACCGTCTCCAGCAGGTCGGCGAACTCGACGGCGAGGGCGACCCCGAGCGGCGTCAGCTCGTAGACTCGACCACGCTTCCTGGCCCAGCGTCGCTCGACCAGGTCGTCGAGCGTCCGCGTGAGCGTCGCCTGCGCGATGCCGGTCCGGTCCCGCAGATCGCCCCGGGTCGTGGCACCCCGGTGGAGTGTCTCCAGTACGTGTACCCTGTGTGCCGAGCGAGCGAGGAACTCGACGTCGTCGAGTGGGGTGGTCATGCCGACTCGACAGGCCACCGGCGGGCAAAAGCGCGCGTTCGCCGGGTGCTCGGTGGCCCTCCGTCTCAGTCGACGTACCGGTCGAACACCGTGGCCGCCCGCTCGTAGGTCGACGGCTCGCGCGGGTCGGCCCCCAACCGCGAGAGCATCGTCACCGAGTCCTCCGTGGCGCCGGTCCGGAGGAAGGTCCGGTAGTCGGCCGGTGTGAGGTCGCCCGCGCGCAGTCCGTCGAAGACGGCGGTCGAACCGGCGGCGCCGAGGACGTACTGGTAGTGGTGGTAGGGCTCGCGGCGGTAGCTCCCGGCCAGCCAGCGGCGGTCCGTTTCCGGCGGCTCGACGGCCGGCTGGAACTCCGCGACGAGGTCGGTGTGCCACCCGGCGAGGCGCTCGCGGCCGAGGTCGCCACCGTCCTCGACGTGGCGGTGGGCCCGGTGGCCGAGGGTGGCGTTCCGGGCCGTGCGGAAGAGGTTGCCGCCGAGGAACTCCAGCAGGCGGTCGCGGGCGAACGGGGCGAGGTCGGGCCGCTCGTCGAACAGGTGGTCGGCCAGCAGGAGTTCGTGGAGGAGGCTCGGCACCTCCTCGACGGGCCGGGGCATCGTCGCGTCCAGCGGGTCGCGGGCCTCCCGGAGGTGTTCGGCGGCCACGGCGTGGCCGAGTTCGTGCGCGAGGATGGAGGCGGCCTTCACCGTCCCGTCGTAGGTGACGAACAGGTACGGGCCGGGGTCGTACCCCCACGGGCCGAACCCCAGCAGGTCCTCGCGGTCGGCGTGGGGCAGCGCGTCGACGCGGCGCTCCGCCAGCAGTCCCGCGAGCGTCTCGCGGTACGCCTCGCCGAGCGGTGCCACGGCGTCGAGGAGGAGGTTGGTGGCCTCGTCGACGGACACCTCGGGGTCCGCGTCCGCCACGTCGTCCCGATGTGTGGCCAGCGGTACCCGGAGGTCCCACGGCCGTAACTGGTCGACGCCGAGCGTCTCGCGTCGGCGCTCGTGGGCGCGGTGCCACGGGTCGAGGGCCTCGTGGACGGTCCCGGTCAGCGTGTCGTGGACCGACTCGGGAAGGGCGAGTCGCCGACCGGTCGAGGGGTAGGTCTCCTTCCGCAGCGCCATCTCCCGCACGGAGTCGTAGTCCCGGGCGTCGGCGCGGGCGACGTGCGAGGCGACCACGTCGGCGATGGCCCGCGTGGCAGTGCCCTCGACACGCCCGAGGCGCTCGTAGTAGGCCTCGAACGCACGACGACGGAACTCGCGGTCGGGGTGTCGGAGTGCGGTCTGGAGACGGAGCCACGTCACCTCGACGGCGTCGCCGCCGCCCGGTCCCGCGACGGTTGGCGCGTCGAAGTCCTCGTTCGTGACGGTCCAGTAGGTCCGCTTCGGCGAGTCGAGTGCGTCCGAGACGGCCGCGAGGACCCGTTCGCCCTCCGGGCCGAGGGTGTGCTCGCGCTCGCGGAGGACGTCTTCGAGCAACCCGGCGAAGCGGTCGCCGACGCCGTCGCGGTGGCGCTCGACGGCGTCGGGGTGGGCCGCGAGGTGGCGGAACAGCGCCCGTCTGGCCTCCTCGAGTGCGGCGCTCGTCTTGCGGGCGCGGGTCGCCCGCTCGGTCCGGGTTTCGTCGCTGGTGTCGGTCTTCTCGCGGAGGCTGGCGTAGAGCGAGACCCGCTGGTCGAGACAGACGGCCCGCTCGTAGGTGTCGAGGGCGTCTTGCAGCGCCGTCGCGGAGTCGGTCGCGCTCTCGGCGCGGGTGTGGAGGTCGTTGATGCGGTCGGTCAGGTCGGCGTGGGCGGCCTCCCAGGCGTCGGCGTCGGCGAAGACGCGAGAGAGGTCCCAGCGGTGCCGTTCTGGGACGGCGGAGCGTGGTCGTGATGACATCTGTCGAAGGGTGTGGCGCGTGTGTCGGACACGCGAGCCGTGGCCACAGAGCGATACCGGCGTCAGAGACGAGTCGTGCTGGGCATCCTTCGACCTCTACCGACCAGAGCCGGCCACCCCACAAGAGCGTTTGGCCGGTGCGAGAGGGAGTCACGTCGTCGCGCAACGACGCGCTCGGTGCCGTCGGCGGTGGGTGACCCGAGACGCGATGTTTTTGTCGGCCGCGCCCCGGGGTGGGTATGGAGGAGTTCCGGCTGAGCCGCAAACAGGCGTTCCTGGCGATGCTCCCGTTCCTCGGGCTCGGCATCGCCGACGTCGTACTGCTGTTGCTCTGGGGGCTGGACCCGCTCTGGGGGTTCATGATACTCCCGCCCATCCTCGCGGTGAGCGTGCTGGCGTGGGTGGCGTTCCGGGGTGGGCTCGCCCGCGACCGGACCGGCGAACCGGACCAGACCGGGTTCGACCGCGGCTACTGAGCGTCTGACGCTCGTCTGCTGGGTGCTGAAGTGGCCGGCGCGACGAGCCTCGTCCGTGCCCGTCGAACCAGTGATGTGTCCGACCTGTGGGTGGACCGGCACCGAGAGTGACCTCGACGACGACGCCTGTCCGGCCTGTCGCACCGTGGTCGGTGCGACGGTCTGAACTCCACTTCTTCGCCCCGCAGCGCGGTCCCGACGCACGACCAGTTTCACTTCCACCACGGTCGGCCGGCGGACGTTGATACGCCGTCCGCCGGCCCTCCAGTCGTGGACGAACGCGTCAGCAGACACGCCGAGGTACTGGTCGAGCACTGCACCGGGGTCGAGCGCGGCGACGAGGTGCTGATCCGCGCGCCCTCGGTCGCCGAGGACCTCGTGGTCGCGCTCTACGAACGCGTCGGCGAGCGGGGTG includes the following:
- a CDS encoding helix-turn-helix transcriptional regulator — protein: MPVTPLDDVEFLASSANRVRVLETLAERSATRPELHDVTGISRPTLGRVLTDAEARGWVDRAGREYRLTPLGRLLFDAFGDLLETVETTQRLRAVAPHLPPALPFDLSHLRDATVTVPHSPDPSAHLRRVGDLVQTAERVRFLGANVYPETVARQRDLVSRGQTYEITLAAAAVDVTRTHPETAATVRELLDSDAVRLYRYEGSVPFSLVTVDDTALVLPYDEEDTPCALLETSDPVVHEWVDRTLDEYREAATRVTAADFDSLDYVPRTPARGPRCVR
- a CDS encoding halocyanin domain-containing protein — encoded protein: MDRIGISRRDYLLGTGALVLATTLAGCGARGRTPTPTPTRSPTEPTLGSEPDYGTWFDGVSTYTGTEDWRGRETVTVIVGSKGSLGYFKFAPPAVAVSPGTTVRFAWSGHGGSHDVVALDGSFTSGPLTDRPGHVFEHRFETPGVHRYYCTPHRGMGMRGAVTVLA
- a CDS encoding helix-turn-helix transcriptional regulator; the protein is MTTPLDDVEFLARSAHRVHVLETLHRGATTRGDLRDRTGIAQATLTRTLDDLVERRWARKRGRVYELTPLGVALAVEFADLLETVETMQRLQSLAEWLPAFPFDLRLLADATVTLPTDTDVLAHVGRVERLLDGADSSWVLAGSVFHESLERQHRRSTGRGQRQVAVLSAAALERARSDPELRQLAADLLASGCVDVYRYDGTVPVMLGLVDEVALVAPLDESGVPRGLVESTDPTVREWVATTLREYVEGAEPVTATAFTG
- a CDS encoding M3 family oligoendopeptidase; this encodes MSSRPRSAVPERHRWDLSRVFADADAWEAAHADLTDRINDLHTRAESATDSATALQDALDTYERAVCLDQRVSLYASLREKTDTSDETRTERATRARKTSAALEEARRALFRHLAAHPDAVERHRDGVGDRFAGLLEDVLREREHTLGPEGERVLAAVSDALDSPKRTYWTVTNEDFDAPTVAGPGGGDAVEVTWLRLQTALRHPDREFRRRAFEAYYERLGRVEGTATRAIADVVASHVARADARDYDSVREMALRKETYPSTGRRLALPESVHDTLTGTVHEALDPWHRAHERRRETLGVDQLRPWDLRVPLATHRDDVADADPEVSVDEATNLLLDAVAPLGEAYRETLAGLLAERRVDALPHADREDLLGFGPWGYDPGPYLFVTYDGTVKAASILAHELGHAVAAEHLREARDPLDATMPRPVEEVPSLLHELLLADHLFDERPDLAPFARDRLLEFLGGNLFRTARNATLGHRAHRHVEDGGDLGRERLAGWHTDLVAEFQPAVEPPETDRRWLAGSYRREPYHHYQYVLGAAGSTAVFDGLRAGDLTPADYRTFLRTGATEDSVTMLSRLGADPREPSTYERAATVFDRYVD